From a region of the Oncorhynchus keta strain PuntledgeMale-10-30-2019 chromosome 13, Oket_V2, whole genome shotgun sequence genome:
- the LOC118391993 gene encoding somatostatin-1-like isoform X2, whose translation MACPTTKKDACLNQDLSHILLLKMLDLMATAAGGNEVLPDLEEALGVRSEVVRQLPLNQRERKAGCRNFYWKTFTSC comes from the exons ATGGCTTGTCCCACAACAAAAAAGGACGCATGTTtgaaccag gaCCTCTCACACATCCTCCTGCTGAAGATGTTGGACCTGATGGCCACAGCCGCGGGAGGGAACGAGGTACTACCGGACCTGGAGGAGGCACTCGGGGTGAGGTCGGAGGTGGTGCGCCAGCTACCCCTCAACCAACGTGAACGCAAGGCAGGATGCCGGAACTTCTATTGGAAGACCTTCACATCATGTTAG
- the LOC118391993 gene encoding somatostatin-1-like isoform X1, with product MQYTTMFHRVNQHTHSKNKIRARYHRCEIYGLSHNKKGRMFEPGINRDLSHILLLKMLDLMATAAGGNEVLPDLEEALGVRSEVVRQLPLNQRERKAGCRNFYWKTFTSC from the exons ATGCAGTATACCACTATGTTTCACAGAgtgaaccaacacacacactcaaagaaCAAAATACGTGCACGATACCACAGGTGCGAGATCTATGGCTTGTCCCACAACAAAAAAGGACGCATGTTtgaaccaggtataaacagg gaCCTCTCACACATCCTCCTGCTGAAGATGTTGGACCTGATGGCCACAGCCGCGGGAGGGAACGAGGTACTACCGGACCTGGAGGAGGCACTCGGGGTGAGGTCGGAGGTGGTGCGCCAGCTACCCCTCAACCAACGTGAACGCAAGGCAGGATGCCGGAACTTCTATTGGAAGACCTTCACATCATGTTAG